In Mesorhizobium sp. 113-3-3, a genomic segment contains:
- a CDS encoding ATP-binding cassette domain-containing protein: MSLLTVSNLSKRYRRGGKTIIAVDDVSFHIEPGETLALAGPSGSGKSTIARLVLRLIEPDAGAIEFEGDDFLVLSGATLRARRARLQMVFQDPLAAFNPRATVASVLDDPLRIHGIASRTERPRRIAALLERVGLPADLAPRAIHEISGGQRQRVAIARAIATKPSLIVLDEAVSALDVSVRGQILELLLDLQRQERIAYLFISHDLGVVRVLAHRVILLDAGRIAESGDARAVIDAPQSAIGKALVAAAPRLKRTTQDAS, encoded by the coding sequence ATGAGCCTGCTCACAGTGTCCAACCTCAGCAAACGCTACCGTCGCGGCGGCAAGACTATCATCGCCGTCGACGATGTCTCTTTTCACATAGAGCCCGGCGAAACACTGGCGCTGGCCGGCCCTTCCGGCAGCGGCAAATCGACGATCGCGCGGCTGGTGCTGCGCCTGATCGAGCCGGACGCTGGCGCCATTGAATTCGAAGGCGATGATTTCCTGGTCTTGAGTGGTGCAACGCTGCGCGCACGCCGGGCGCGCCTGCAAATGGTGTTCCAGGATCCGTTGGCCGCTTTCAACCCGCGCGCCACGGTGGCAAGTGTCCTCGACGATCCCTTGCGCATCCATGGCATAGCCTCGCGTACCGAGCGCCCGCGCCGCATCGCTGCCTTGCTCGAACGCGTCGGGCTGCCGGCCGATCTCGCGCCCCGCGCCATCCACGAAATTTCCGGCGGCCAGCGGCAGCGCGTCGCCATCGCCCGCGCCATCGCGACAAAGCCATCGCTGATCGTGCTCGATGAGGCGGTCTCGGCGCTCGACGTCTCGGTGCGCGGACAGATCCTCGAGCTTCTGCTCGACCTGCAGCGCCAGGAACGGATCGCCTATCTCTTCATTTCCCACGATCTCGGCGTCGTGCGCGTGCTCGCCCATCGCGTCATCCTTCTCGATGCCGGACGGATCGCCGAGAGCGGCGATGCCCGTGCCGTCATCGACGCCCCGCAGTCAGCCATCGGCAAAGCGTTGGTGGCGGCAGCACCAAGGCTCAAAAGAACCACGCAGGACGCATCATGA
- a CDS encoding ABC transporter permease yields the protein MSPLRRFLRTPEAVAGAILLAALIAMALIAPLLFPGDPQAIAGPALLPPFQDWSLPLGTDRLGRDVLAELFHGARTSLAVGLAAAAAALAIGSVVGTLAGFAGGLVDEGLMRITDAFQTVPSFLLALAFVSVVGPSLGIVVIAIALGTWTGPARITRAEVLSIRERDYVASARAIGMHPIEIAFREVLPNALPPVLAMSSVIVAAAILTEAALSFLGLGDPNLVTWGGMIAEGRAVLRTAPFLSIIPGIALVLTVLGVYLAGEGIVETTAVRRGLS from the coding sequence ATGAGCCCGCTGCGCCGCTTTCTGCGCACGCCCGAGGCGGTCGCCGGCGCCATCCTGCTGGCCGCGCTGATTGCGATGGCGCTCATTGCGCCGCTGCTGTTTCCAGGCGACCCGCAAGCCATCGCCGGCCCGGCGCTGCTGCCGCCCTTCCAGGACTGGTCGCTGCCGCTCGGCACCGACCGGCTCGGCCGCGACGTGCTGGCCGAGCTGTTCCACGGTGCCCGCACCTCGCTCGCGGTCGGCCTTGCCGCAGCCGCAGCGGCACTCGCCATCGGCTCGGTGGTCGGCACGCTGGCCGGCTTTGCCGGCGGCCTCGTCGACGAGGGGCTGATGCGCATCACCGACGCCTTCCAGACCGTGCCAAGCTTCCTGCTGGCGCTGGCCTTCGTCAGCGTCGTCGGCCCATCGCTCGGCATCGTCGTGATCGCTATCGCGCTCGGCACCTGGACCGGACCGGCCCGTATTACCCGCGCCGAAGTCCTCTCCATCCGCGAGCGCGATTACGTCGCCAGTGCGCGCGCCATCGGCATGCACCCGATCGAGATCGCCTTCCGCGAAGTGCTGCCCAACGCGTTGCCGCCGGTGCTGGCGATGTCCTCGGTGATCGTCGCCGCCGCCATCCTCACCGAGGCGGCGCTATCCTTCCTTGGCCTCGGCGATCCCAACCTTGTCACCTGGGGCGGGATGATCGCCGAAGGCCGCGCCGTGCTGCGCACCGCGCCCTTCCTGTCGATCATCCCGGGCATCGCGCTGGTGCTGACGGTGCTCGGCGTCTATCTCGCCGGCGAAGGCATCGTCGAGACGACGGCGGTCCGGAGAGGCCTGTCGTGA
- a CDS encoding L-2-amino-thiazoline-4-carboxylic acid hydrolase has translation MTDAEARAEKLSRELDSAFRNRADLYRLLLEELTGELGAEKAEAIMIRAIEQRGKEVAAAAFASFGANDARAIGEAFLAVSPDGCLMYPTDVERGDDRIAFKVKRCPLKDAWVEAGVGDEKLATLCRIAGVFDRGLFEATGVRFDNVTWTPGHGSGCCHIELTNRDAS, from the coding sequence ATGACCGACGCCGAAGCCAGAGCCGAGAAACTATCGCGCGAACTCGATTCCGCCTTCCGCAACCGTGCCGATCTCTACCGGCTGTTGCTCGAAGAACTGACCGGGGAGCTGGGTGCCGAAAAGGCCGAGGCGATCATGATCCGCGCCATCGAGCAGCGCGGCAAGGAAGTGGCGGCTGCCGCCTTCGCCAGCTTCGGCGCCAACGATGCACGCGCCATCGGCGAAGCCTTCCTGGCGGTCAGTCCGGATGGCTGCCTGATGTATCCGACCGATGTCGAACGCGGCGATGACCGTATCGCCTTCAAGGTCAAGCGCTGCCCGCTGAAGGACGCCTGGGTCGAGGCGGGCGTTGGCGACGAAAAGCTCGCCACACTCTGCCGCATCGCCGGCGTCTTCGACCGCGGCCTGTTCGAAGCGACCGGCGTGCGTTTCGACAACGTTACCTGGACGCCGGGCCACGGCTCCGGCTGCTGCCACATCGAATTGACCAATCGCGATGCCAGCTAA
- a CDS encoding ABC transporter ATP-binding protein, with amino-acid sequence MTVLASISDLMVTYRRDGGEVAALRSISLDIVAGERLAIIGESGSGKSTLALAIAGLLPASSAVGGRIEWPGLGQPPLLGRDIGFVFQDPSASLDPVMTVGKQIAEVARTHLGLTWSQAYAKARTLLERVHLPDPDSALHAFPHQLSGGQKQRVAIAAAIAAGPKLLIADEATSALDTIVQAEIVALIRRLVAEDGMTLLFISHDIALAAELAERVAVFRHGQLVELGSTARIVAAPTQPYTRTLLDAHIGLDAVPLLIRAGLPA; translated from the coding sequence GTGACGGTGCTGGCTTCGATCAGCGACCTGATGGTGACGTACCGCCGCGACGGCGGTGAGGTTGCGGCGCTGAGGAGCATCAGCCTCGACATCGTGGCTGGCGAGCGCCTTGCCATCATCGGCGAAAGCGGCTCCGGCAAGAGCACGCTGGCGCTGGCGATTGCGGGGCTGCTGCCGGCTTCTTCAGCGGTTGGCGGAAGAATTGAATGGCCCGGCCTTGGCCAACCTCCCCTCCTCGGCCGCGACATCGGCTTCGTCTTCCAGGACCCATCCGCCAGCCTCGATCCGGTCATGACCGTCGGCAAACAGATCGCCGAAGTCGCGCGCACCCATCTCGGCCTCACCTGGTCCCAGGCCTACGCCAAGGCCAGGACCCTGCTCGAACGCGTCCACCTGCCCGACCCGGACTCTGCCCTGCATGCCTTCCCGCATCAGCTCTCCGGCGGCCAGAAGCAGCGCGTGGCGATAGCCGCCGCAATCGCGGCCGGGCCGAAACTGCTGATCGCCGACGAAGCGACCAGCGCGCTCGATACCATCGTGCAGGCCGAGATCGTCGCCCTGATCCGGCGGCTGGTGGCCGAGGACGGCATGACGCTGCTGTTCATCAGCCACGATATCGCGCTGGCGGCCGAACTCGCCGAACGCGTCGCCGTGTTCCGCCATGGCCAGTTGGTCGAGCTTGGCTCGACGGCGCGGATTGTCGCCGCCCCGACCCAGCCCTACACCCGCACCCTGCTCGACGCGCATATCGGCCTCGACGCCGTGCCACTGCTGATCCGGGCCGGGCTCCCCGCATGA
- a CDS encoding TetR/AcrR family transcriptional regulator: MDVSRQRSTASGDAEHGSGQAAERGPRARTKRLMLETATRLMQAGGTPSVSEVAEAAEVSRATAYRYFPSQAALVQAVVDEGLGPILTWQSTSADAERRVAELFDTAMPRIEAFEATFKAALKLSLDQWAQRQAGTLGGEPAFTRGHRIDLLQEAIAPLKGHLPPRDFKRLAQALSLIFGVEVLIVLKDIWGLDSRRTRSVAQWAASALVRAAVAESIDEGGGDGSGLVVE, from the coding sequence ATGGATGTCTCACGTCAACGATCCACTGCAAGCGGCGACGCCGAGCATGGAAGCGGCCAGGCCGCCGAGCGCGGGCCGCGGGCGCGCACGAAACGGCTGATGCTGGAGACGGCGACGCGGCTAATGCAGGCGGGGGGCACGCCGTCGGTCAGCGAGGTGGCGGAAGCCGCGGAGGTTTCGCGTGCCACCGCCTATCGCTATTTCCCCAGCCAGGCGGCATTGGTGCAGGCTGTCGTCGACGAAGGGCTCGGACCGATCCTGACCTGGCAATCGACCTCGGCGGATGCCGAGCGCCGGGTCGCGGAGCTGTTCGACACGGCCATGCCGCGCATCGAGGCGTTTGAGGCGACGTTCAAGGCGGCGCTGAAGCTGTCGCTCGATCAGTGGGCGCAACGCCAGGCCGGCACGTTGGGGGGCGAGCCTGCCTTCACGCGCGGTCATCGCATCGATCTGCTGCAGGAAGCGATCGCGCCGCTCAAGGGCCATTTGCCGCCGCGCGATTTCAAGCGCCTGGCGCAGGCGCTGTCGCTGATCTTCGGCGTCGAGGTGCTGATCGTGCTCAAGGATATATGGGGCCTGGACAGCCGCAGGACGCGGTCTGTGGCGCAATGGGCGGCTAGCGCCCTGGTGCGCGCGGCGGTGGCGGAATCGATCGATGAAGGAGGTGGCGACGGTTCAGGGCTGGTCGTTGAGTAG
- a CDS encoding M24 family metallopeptidase: protein MNIAPGKNAVSNIPFDEARVDRLMEEAGIDVLLATSKHNTQYLLGGYKFIFFAAMDAIGHSRYLPIVVYEKGGPDHAAYIGNRMEGGEHQNNPFWTPTLHAACWGTLDAANLAVEHLQKIGKAGARIGIEPGFLPSDAYTLIRKALPDAKLLDATDMLERMRAIKTDAELEKLRIASELITDSMLATIAWAREGTTKVEMIEQLRREETNRGAHFEYCLLTLGSSHNRAASPQAWKKGEAMSIDSGGNYHGYIGDLCRMGILGEPDAELDDLLAEVETVQQAAFSKVRAGTLGGDMISHAEGVLKQSKVAPYTDFFAHGMGLITHEAPFLMTNHPVAYEGTYAAKPLEKNMVLSVETTMLHPTRGFIKLEDTLAVTESGYVMFGDRGRGWNRGGTAELVSKGAAPSPGLPSELRRAIRGNPTSPPRGEEVPAPAPVSSPPRGEGGRKAAG, encoded by the coding sequence ATGAACATTGCGCCGGGCAAGAATGCCGTCAGCAATATCCCGTTCGACGAGGCAAGGGTCGACCGGCTGATGGAGGAGGCCGGCATCGATGTGCTGCTCGCGACCTCCAAGCACAACACGCAATATCTGCTGGGCGGCTACAAATTCATCTTCTTCGCCGCCATGGATGCGATCGGCCATAGCCGTTACCTGCCCATCGTCGTCTACGAAAAGGGCGGGCCGGATCACGCGGCCTATATCGGCAACCGCATGGAGGGCGGCGAGCACCAGAACAACCCGTTCTGGACGCCGACGCTGCATGCCGCCTGCTGGGGCACGCTCGATGCCGCCAACCTTGCGGTCGAGCATCTGCAAAAGATCGGCAAGGCAGGGGCGCGCATCGGCATCGAGCCCGGATTCCTGCCGTCGGATGCCTACACGCTGATCCGCAAGGCGCTGCCGGACGCCAAGCTGTTAGACGCGACCGACATGCTGGAGCGCATGCGCGCCATCAAGACCGACGCGGAGCTGGAGAAGCTGCGCATCGCCTCCGAACTGATCACCGATTCCATGCTGGCAACCATCGCCTGGGCGCGCGAAGGAACGACCAAGGTCGAGATGATCGAGCAGTTGCGGCGCGAGGAGACCAATCGCGGCGCGCATTTCGAATATTGCCTGCTGACGCTGGGCTCGAGCCACAACCGCGCCGCCTCGCCGCAAGCGTGGAAGAAGGGCGAGGCGATGTCGATCGATTCCGGCGGCAATTATCACGGCTATATCGGCGATCTCTGCCGGATGGGCATTCTCGGTGAACCGGATGCCGAGCTGGATGATCTGCTCGCCGAGGTCGAGACGGTGCAGCAGGCGGCGTTCTCGAAGGTCAGAGCGGGCACGCTGGGCGGTGACATGATTTCGCACGCCGAAGGCGTCCTGAAGCAATCCAAGGTCGCGCCCTATACCGATTTCTTCGCCCACGGCATGGGGCTGATCACGCATGAGGCGCCGTTCCTGATGACCAACCACCCGGTGGCCTATGAAGGCACTTACGCCGCCAAGCCGCTGGAGAAGAACATGGTGCTGTCGGTCGAGACCACGATGCTCCACCCGACGCGCGGGTTCATCAAGCTTGAGGATACGCTGGCGGTGACGGAGAGTGGTTATGTGATGTTCGGGGATCGCGGGCGCGGGTGGAACAGGGGTGGGACCGCCGAGCTGGTGTCGAAGGGCGCTGCCCCCTCACCCGGATTGCCATCCGAATTGCGAAGAGCAATTCGGGGCAATCCGACCTCTCCCCCGAGGGGAGAGGAGGTACCAGCGCCGGCGCCAGTCTCTTCTCCCCCACGGGGAGAAGGTGGCCGCAAAGCGGCCGGATGA
- a CDS encoding ABC transporter substrate-binding protein, which yields MSGFTISRRKMLAGSAMLLASTAMPTLGWAQTPKKGGRLVLAADSEPRNLNPAIVASNGVFFISSKIVETLAEASFDGKDGLAPRLALSWEGAADGLSATFKLRDGVKWHDGKPFTSADVAFSALQIWKPLQNLGRTVFKDLASVETPDDLTAVFKFAKPTPFQLIRNALPALSSVVPKHIYEVGKIEENPANTAPIGTGPFKFGEYKAGQYYRLTKNTDYWGKDEPYLDEIIYQVLPDRTSAASALEAEEIQLAAFSAVPLADLDRISKVPGLKVITKGYEGLTYQLVVEINHRRKELADLKVRQAVAHAIDKDFVVKTVFLGYAATATGPVPKNDPQFYTADVPTYAFDVGKANALLDEAGYKKGADGKRFSLKLLPAPYFNETKQFGDYLRQALAAIGIDAQLVNNDSAAHIKAVYTDHAFDLAVGPPVFRGDPAISTTILVQSGIPDGVPFSNQGGYKNDALDALIAKASETLDTSARTDLYKEFQKEVAADLPLINVAEWSFISVARDTVGNIANNPRWAVSNWADTYLAG from the coding sequence ATGTCAGGTTTCACGATTTCCAGACGCAAGATGCTTGCCGGCTCGGCGATGCTGCTGGCCTCCACCGCCATGCCGACACTGGGCTGGGCGCAGACGCCGAAGAAGGGCGGCCGGCTGGTGCTTGCAGCCGATTCCGAACCGCGCAACCTCAACCCGGCGATCGTCGCCTCCAACGGCGTCTTCTTCATCTCCAGCAAGATCGTCGAGACGCTGGCCGAAGCCTCCTTCGACGGCAAGGACGGGCTCGCGCCGCGCCTGGCGCTGAGCTGGGAAGGTGCCGCCGACGGGCTGTCGGCGACGTTCAAGCTGCGCGACGGCGTCAAATGGCATGATGGCAAGCCGTTCACCTCGGCCGACGTCGCCTTCTCGGCGCTGCAGATCTGGAAGCCGCTGCAGAATCTCGGCCGCACCGTGTTCAAGGATCTGGCTAGCGTCGAAACGCCGGACGATCTCACCGCCGTGTTCAAATTCGCCAAGCCGACGCCGTTCCAGCTCATCCGCAACGCGCTGCCGGCGCTGTCGAGCGTCGTGCCGAAGCACATCTACGAGGTCGGCAAGATCGAGGAGAACCCGGCCAACACCGCGCCCATCGGCACCGGCCCGTTCAAGTTCGGCGAGTACAAGGCCGGCCAATATTACCGACTGACGAAGAACACCGACTACTGGGGCAAGGACGAGCCCTATCTCGACGAGATCATCTACCAGGTGCTGCCCGACCGCACCTCGGCCGCCAGCGCGCTCGAAGCCGAGGAAATCCAGCTCGCCGCCTTCTCCGCCGTGCCGCTGGCCGACCTCGACCGTATCTCCAAGGTGCCGGGCCTGAAGGTGATCACCAAGGGCTATGAGGGGCTGACCTATCAGCTCGTCGTCGAGATCAACCATCGCCGCAAGGAACTGGCCGATCTGAAAGTGCGCCAGGCTGTCGCGCACGCCATCGACAAGGACTTCGTCGTCAAGACGGTGTTCCTCGGCTATGCCGCGACCGCCACCGGCCCGGTGCCGAAGAACGATCCGCAATTCTACACCGCCGACGTCCCGACCTATGCCTTCGACGTCGGCAAGGCCAACGCGCTGCTCGACGAAGCCGGTTACAAGAAGGGTGCAGACGGCAAGCGCTTTTCGCTCAAACTTCTGCCGGCGCCCTATTTCAACGAGACCAAGCAGTTCGGCGACTATCTGCGCCAGGCGCTCGCGGCCATCGGCATCGACGCGCAGCTCGTCAACAACGACTCCGCCGCGCACATCAAGGCCGTCTACACGGACCACGCCTTCGACCTCGCCGTCGGCCCGCCGGTGTTCCGTGGCGACCCGGCGATCTCGACCACCATCCTGGTTCAGAGCGGCATTCCCGACGGCGTGCCGTTCTCCAACCAGGGCGGCTACAAGAACGACGCGCTCGACGCGCTGATCGCCAAAGCCTCGGAAACGCTCGACACATCGGCCCGCACCGACCTCTACAAGGAGTTCCAGAAAGAGGTCGCCGCCGACCTGCCGCTGATCAACGTCGCCGAATGGAGTTTCATCAGCGTCGCGCGTGACACGGTTGGCAATATCGCCAACAACCCGCGCTGGGCGGTATCGAACTGGGCGGACACCTATCTGGCGGGTTAG
- a CDS encoding Tm-1-like ATP-binding domain-containing protein — MKRIYVVGTADTKGEELAFLADAIAANGAAVCRVDVGTRDATVPVDIAAKEIAGHHPRGHAAVLGGDDRGAAVAAMGVAFSRFVQSRKDIAAMIGIGGGGGTSIITSGMRVLPLGLPKIMVSTLASGDTSPYVDVSDIIMMPSVTDMAGLNRLSRVVLHNAAQAISGMAARPAPPPDGRPSIGLTMFGVTTPCVTAIADQLRTAYDCMVFHATGTGGRSMEKLADSGLLSGVIDITTTEVCDLLFGGVLPATQDRFGAIARSRLPYVGSVGALDMVNFWAPSTIPEQYRERLFYEHNPNVTLMRTTADECRQIGEWIGARLALCEGPVHFLIPEKGVSALDIEGGAFFDPQADAVLFEAIEQTIKPNATRRVTRLPLHINDPEFAKAATAAFLDIARQ, encoded by the coding sequence ATGAAGCGCATCTATGTTGTGGGCACCGCTGACACCAAGGGCGAGGAGCTCGCCTTCCTGGCCGATGCCATTGCCGCCAACGGCGCCGCCGTTTGCCGCGTCGATGTCGGAACGCGCGACGCAACGGTGCCGGTCGACATTGCGGCGAAGGAGATTGCCGGCCACCATCCTCGCGGCCACGCGGCCGTGCTCGGCGGCGATGATCGTGGCGCCGCGGTAGCCGCCATGGGCGTCGCCTTCAGCCGCTTCGTCCAGTCGCGAAAAGACATCGCCGCCATGATCGGCATTGGCGGCGGCGGCGGCACCTCGATCATCACATCGGGCATGCGCGTCTTGCCGCTCGGCCTGCCGAAAATCATGGTCTCGACGCTCGCCTCGGGCGACACGTCGCCTTATGTCGATGTTTCCGACATCATCATGATGCCGTCAGTGACCGACATGGCCGGGCTGAATCGGCTCTCCCGGGTCGTCCTGCACAACGCCGCCCAGGCCATATCGGGCATGGCGGCAAGGCCGGCGCCGCCGCCCGACGGCAGGCCGTCGATCGGGCTGACCATGTTCGGAGTCACCACGCCTTGCGTGACCGCCATCGCCGACCAGCTTCGCACCGCATATGATTGCATGGTCTTCCACGCCACCGGCACTGGCGGGCGCAGCATGGAAAAGCTGGCCGACAGCGGCTTGCTGTCCGGTGTCATCGACATCACCACGACCGAGGTCTGCGACCTCCTGTTCGGCGGCGTGCTGCCGGCAACGCAAGATCGCTTCGGCGCGATCGCCCGCAGCAGGTTGCCCTATGTCGGCTCGGTCGGCGCGCTCGACATGGTCAATTTCTGGGCGCCCTCGACCATACCGGAACAATATCGAGAAAGACTGTTCTACGAGCACAATCCCAACGTCACTCTGATGCGCACCACCGCCGACGAATGCCGCCAGATCGGCGAATGGATCGGCGCCAGGCTCGCGCTCTGCGAGGGGCCGGTGCATTTTCTCATTCCCGAAAAGGGCGTCTCGGCGCTCGACATCGAAGGTGGCGCCTTCTTCGATCCGCAGGCCGACGCCGTCCTGTTCGAAGCCATCGAGCAGACCATCAAGCCGAATGCGACGCGCCGAGTCACACGCCTGCCGCTGCACATCAACGACCCCGAATTCGCCAAAGCGGCAACCGCCGCCTTCCTTGACATCGCCAGACAGTGA
- a CDS encoding ABC transporter permease yields MTRALALLRRRLVGSVFVLLIVIIGTFLLLEAAPGDAVDAYIVSTGGDAGMIELLRHRWGLDQSELTRLANYLWALLHLDLGQSVTFSRPIRDVILERLPNTLLLMVSATALSFGLGSALGIFAGARPGSFRDRFLSIGSLALYAVPGFWLGLVLIVVFAVDLRWLPIGGIETLASDKTGLDRAADIAVHLILPVSALGFIYLALYLRMMRAGMAEAWRQDFVLAARARGLSRRRIVLAHVARNALLPLVTMLGLQSAQMLGGSVVIESVFSVPGLGRLAQEAVASRDTPLLLGIILTSAVLVVIINLLVDIAYAFLDPRVGANEAGA; encoded by the coding sequence ATGACCCGCGCCCTCGCCCTCCTCCGCCGCCGCCTCGTCGGCAGCGTCTTCGTGCTTTTGATCGTCATCATCGGCACCTTCCTTTTGCTCGAGGCCGCTCCCGGCGACGCCGTCGATGCCTATATCGTCTCGACCGGCGGCGACGCCGGCATGATCGAATTGCTGCGCCATCGCTGGGGCCTCGACCAGTCGGAGCTGACGCGGCTGGCCAACTATCTCTGGGCGCTGCTGCATCTCGACCTCGGCCAGTCGGTGACCTTCTCCCGGCCGATCCGCGATGTCATCCTCGAGCGCCTGCCCAACACGCTGCTCCTGATGGTCAGCGCCACCGCGCTGTCCTTCGGGCTCGGTTCCGCCCTCGGCATCTTTGCCGGCGCCAGGCCCGGCAGCTTTCGCGACCGCTTCCTGTCGATCGGCTCGCTGGCGCTCTATGCCGTGCCGGGTTTCTGGCTCGGCCTGGTGCTGATCGTCGTCTTCGCCGTCGACCTGCGCTGGCTGCCGATCGGCGGCATCGAGACGCTCGCCTCGGACAAGACCGGCCTCGACCGCGCCGCCGACATCGCCGTCCATCTCATACTGCCGGTGTCCGCCCTCGGCTTCATCTACCTCGCGCTCTATCTGCGCATGATGCGCGCCGGCATGGCCGAGGCCTGGCGGCAGGATTTTGTCCTCGCCGCCCGCGCCAGGGGGCTGTCGCGCCGCCGCATCGTGCTGGCGCACGTCGCTCGCAACGCGCTCTTGCCGCTGGTCACCATGCTCGGCCTGCAATCGGCGCAGATGCTTGGCGGCAGCGTCGTCATCGAGAGCGTCTTTTCCGTGCCGGGCCTCGGGCGGCTGGCGCAGGAAGCGGTGGCTTCGCGCGACACGCCTTTGCTGCTCGGCATCATCCTCACCAGCGCCGTCCTGGTCGTCATCATCAACCTGCTCGTCGATATCGCCTATGCCTTCCTCGACCCGCGCGTCGGCGCCAATGAGGCCGGCGCATGA
- a CDS encoding phosphoenolpyruvate hydrolase family protein codes for MPAIPRKDILKKFRGMIDKGVPIVGGGAGTGLSAKAEEAGGIDLIIIYNSGRYRMAGRGSAAGLLAYGNANEIVKEMAYEVLPVVRHTPVLAGVNGTDPFVIMPLLLAELKTMGFSGVQNFPTIGLFDGSMRQSFEETGMGFGLEVDMIAEAHKLDLLTTPYVFNPDEARAMTKAGADIVVAHMGVTTGGSIGATSAKSLDDCVVAIDAIADAARSVRKDVILLCHGGPISMPDDARYILDRCKGLHGFYGASSMERLPAEAAIARQTADFKAVTLGGEKTKPKQKKG; via the coding sequence ATGCCCGCAATACCGCGCAAGGACATACTGAAGAAATTCCGGGGAATGATCGACAAGGGCGTGCCGATCGTCGGCGGTGGCGCCGGCACCGGCCTGTCGGCCAAAGCCGAGGAAGCCGGTGGCATCGACCTGATCATCATCTACAATTCCGGCCGCTACCGCATGGCCGGGCGCGGCTCGGCCGCCGGCCTGCTCGCCTATGGCAATGCCAACGAGATCGTCAAGGAAATGGCCTATGAGGTGCTGCCGGTGGTCAGGCACACGCCGGTGCTTGCCGGCGTCAACGGCACCGACCCCTTCGTCATCATGCCGCTGCTTCTGGCCGAGCTGAAGACGATGGGCTTTTCCGGCGTGCAGAATTTTCCGACCATCGGCCTGTTCGACGGCAGCATGCGGCAGAGTTTCGAGGAGACCGGCATGGGCTTCGGGCTCGAGGTCGACATGATCGCCGAAGCGCACAAACTCGATCTGCTCACCACCCCCTATGTCTTCAATCCCGACGAGGCCCGCGCCATGACCAAGGCCGGCGCCGACATCGTCGTCGCCCATATGGGCGTGACGACCGGCGGCTCGATCGGCGCCACCTCGGCCAAGTCGCTCGACGACTGCGTGGTCGCGATCGACGCCATCGCCGATGCCGCCCGCTCGGTGCGCAAGGACGTCATCCTGCTTTGCCATGGCGGCCCGATCTCCATGCCGGACGACGCCCGCTACATCCTCGACCGCTGCAAAGGCCTGCATGGTTTCTATGGTGCAAGCTCGATGGAACGGCTGCCGGCGGAAGCCGCGATCGCCAGGCAGACAGCCGATTTCAAGGCGGTGACGCTCGGCGGTGAGAAGACCAAGCCAAAGCAAAAGAAGGGATGA
- a CDS encoding cupin domain-containing protein produces MTDKGKVFVYPKDVSAFGFDWGKLSLTVAPEVNGAERFSGGVVDLPSGQGHTRHNHPGAEEIIFVISGHGEQMVEDEQGNPVVAKVGPGCTIYVPESRFHSTLNTGDAPMQLFVVYSPAGPELVLRELPDFRLIPAGK; encoded by the coding sequence ATGACCGACAAGGGCAAAGTGTTTGTCTATCCAAAGGACGTCAGCGCCTTCGGCTTCGATTGGGGGAAACTGTCGCTGACGGTCGCGCCTGAAGTGAATGGCGCCGAGCGCTTTTCCGGCGGCGTCGTCGACCTGCCGTCAGGCCAAGGCCACACCCGCCACAACCACCCGGGCGCCGAGGAAATCATCTTCGTCATCTCCGGCCATGGCGAGCAGATGGTCGAGGACGAGCAAGGCAATCCGGTGGTCGCCAAGGTTGGTCCCGGCTGCACAATCTATGTGCCGGAAAGCCGATTTCATTCGACGCTGAATACGGGGGATGCGCCGATGCAGCTGTTCGTTGTCTACTCGCCGGCCGGGCCGGAGCTGGTGCTGCGGGAACTGCCGGATTTCAGGCTGATTCCAGCGGGGAAGTGA